The following proteins are encoded in a genomic region of Nicotiana sylvestris chromosome 4, ASM39365v2, whole genome shotgun sequence:
- the LOC104249150 gene encoding early nodulin-like protein 3, translated as MGLVSMFWVFFFILGSVIFQLSQSATVVVDGVSEWKNPTVQIGDSIIFQHKYQYNLYIFQNQNAFNVCNFTQATLLTKSDSKSYTWHPSRPSLFYFSFNNGSNAACLQGQKLAIKVSLSTPAPEQPPAGAPPVISGGVVSSSPAYPWPFQPRETTSPSPAPSALFPANGPMLPEKGGDIPFINSNPAVPLPTGEVDSATIRPLTTSGSAHPIMQVVGFSAIQKALCCAIFLMLL; from the exons ATGGGACTTGTCTCAATGTTTTGGGTGTTTTTCTTCATTCTTGGAAGTGTAATTTTTCAGCTTTCTCAGAGTGCAACTGTAGTGGTTGATGGAGTTTCAGAATGGAAAAACCCAACTGTCCAAATTGGAGATTCCATTA TATTCCAGCACAAGTATCAGTACAATCTCTACATTTTCCAGAACCAGAATGCCTTCAATGTCTGCAACTTCACTCAAGCTACACTTCTCACTAAATCTGATTCCAAGTCTTATACT TGGCACCCATCAAGACCAAGTTTATTTTACTTCTCATTCAACAATGGGTCCAATGCAGCATGTTTACAAGGCCAAAAGCTAGCAATTAAGGTctctctttcaactccggcgccGGAACAGCCACCGGCGGGAGCTCCACCGGTGATATCTGGTGGCGTTGTGTCATCATCTCCGGCATACCCATGGCCGTTTCAGCCGCGAGAAACCACTTCCCCTAGCCCTGCACCTAGTGCATTATTTCCTGCAAATGGGCCAATGTTGCCGGAAAAAGGTGGTGATATTCCGTTTATTAATAGCAATCCGGCGGTTCCTTTGCCCACCGGTGAAGTGGACTCTGCTACTATCCGCCCTTTGACTACTTCTGGTTCTGCTCACCCTATAATGCAG GTGGTGGGGTTTTCAGCAATTCAAAAAGCTTTGTGCTGTGCAATTTTCTTAATGCTGCTTTAG